One stretch of Halapricum desulfuricans DNA includes these proteins:
- a CDS encoding DUF502 domain-containing protein gives MNWKYWIRNSFVTGLILIAPLVVTIVALRFSFGWLTGFVEPFVTTMDLTRFTGESEFLARLLAVVLLLVLIWLAGFLAQWGITGSFFGGLDRAIGLIPMVRVIYTGVQGVANSLVESTDRYKSVVLVEYPRDGVYALGFITSESPEPVQTAIGVAYNVYLPNSPNPTNGHLALVPESEVHELDISVRRGIRLMVTTGIAETKDELEALDPDISDAIETATTSSNVPGEDSASDRDDTLDETDVSTEDNTLDETDVSTEDNTHDETNV, from the coding sequence GTGAACTGGAAGTACTGGATCCGAAATAGCTTCGTCACCGGCCTGATACTGATCGCACCGCTGGTCGTCACGATCGTCGCGCTGCGGTTCTCGTTCGGGTGGCTGACCGGCTTCGTCGAGCCGTTCGTCACGACGATGGATCTGACGCGATTCACCGGCGAGAGCGAGTTCCTGGCCAGATTGCTGGCGGTGGTACTGCTGCTCGTGTTGATCTGGCTCGCCGGCTTTCTGGCCCAGTGGGGTATCACCGGTAGTTTCTTCGGCGGTCTCGACCGTGCGATCGGGCTCATTCCGATGGTACGGGTCATCTACACCGGCGTTCAGGGCGTGGCCAACTCGCTGGTCGAGTCGACTGATCGGTATAAAAGCGTCGTCCTCGTTGAATATCCCCGTGACGGCGTCTACGCGCTCGGATTCATCACGTCCGAGAGCCCGGAACCGGTACAGACCGCGATCGGGGTGGCCTACAACGTCTATCTCCCGAACAGTCCGAACCCGACGAACGGTCACCTCGCGCTCGTCCCCGAGTCGGAAGTCCACGAACTCGACATCTCGGTTCGGCGGGGCATCCGACTGATGGTCACGACCGGCATCGCGGAGACGAAAGACGAACTGGAAGCACTCGACCCGGACATCAGCGACGCCATCGAAACAGCGACCACGTCGAGTAACGTGCCCGGAGAGGACAGCGCATCTGATAGAGACGACACGCTCGACGAAACCGACGTGTCCACCGAAGACAACACGCTCGACGAAACCGACGTGTCCACCGAAGACAACACGCACGATGAAACCAACGTGTAG
- a CDS encoding orc1/cdc6 family replication initiation protein, producing MRRFVRKQNIFRNKDALGESYQPDRIEERDEEIEEYMDALQPVVDGWEPNNVFLYGNTGVGKTAVTDYLLDRLKRDVADYDDVDLSVFSVNCKTLNSSYQVAVELVNELRPTGGEISSTGYPQQTVFKKLYEELEAIGGTILIVLDEIDSIGDRDELLYELPRARANGKLDSTKVGVIGISNDFKFRDQLDPRVQDTLCERELQFPPYDAPELENILESRAEIAIAEGAIEQGVLNFCAALAARDSGSARQALDLLRLAGEIAENRDADLVERDHVEAARSRLEQERVEEGMRELTTHGRLVLLAVISKAAREKTPCRIREIYEEYATLCDTSGIDPLAQRSVHNHLSDLRMLGILSAYENRSGSRGNYYSYELDVPFASAIEAMSDVLRLDNEIETIREIASRNDVT from the coding sequence ATGCGTCGATTCGTGCGGAAGCAGAACATCTTCCGCAACAAGGATGCGCTCGGGGAATCCTACCAGCCGGACCGGATCGAGGAACGCGACGAGGAGATCGAGGAATACATGGACGCGCTCCAGCCGGTCGTCGACGGCTGGGAGCCGAACAACGTCTTCCTCTATGGGAATACGGGGGTCGGGAAGACAGCCGTCACTGACTATCTTCTCGACAGACTCAAAAGAGACGTTGCGGACTACGACGATGTCGATCTGTCCGTGTTCTCGGTCAACTGCAAGACGCTCAATTCCTCGTATCAGGTCGCAGTCGAGCTGGTGAACGAACTCCGGCCAACAGGTGGCGAAATTAGTTCGACCGGGTATCCCCAGCAGACTGTCTTCAAGAAGCTCTACGAAGAACTCGAGGCGATCGGCGGCACGATTCTGATCGTACTGGACGAGATCGACTCGATCGGTGATCGAGACGAACTCCTGTACGAACTCCCGCGGGCGCGAGCCAACGGCAAGCTCGACTCGACGAAGGTCGGCGTCATCGGGATCAGCAACGACTTCAAGTTCCGCGATCAGCTTGATCCCCGCGTTCAGGACACGCTCTGTGAGCGAGAACTGCAGTTTCCGCCGTACGACGCGCCGGAACTGGAGAACATCCTCGAGTCGCGCGCCGAGATCGCGATCGCTGAGGGTGCCATCGAGCAGGGCGTGTTGAACTTCTGTGCGGCGCTGGCCGCCCGTGACAGCGGAAGCGCCCGACAGGCGCTCGATCTCCTGCGACTGGCGGGCGAGATCGCCGAGAATCGGGACGCCGACCTCGTCGAACGCGATCACGTCGAAGCGGCACGGTCCCGTCTCGAACAGGAGCGTGTCGAGGAAGGGATGCGCGAACTGACGACACACGGCCGTCTCGTCCTGCTGGCAGTCATTTCGAAAGCCGCCAGAGAGAAAACGCCGTGTCGTATTCGAGAGATTTACGAGGAGTACGCGACGCTCTGTGACACCTCCGGGATCGACCCGCTCGCACAGCGATCTGTCCACAACCACCTGTCCGATCTCCGGATGCTCGGGATCCTGTCGGCCTACGAGAACCGGAGTGGCTCTCGGGGCAACTACTACAGCTACGAACTGGACGTCCCGTTTGCGAGCGCGATCGAGGCCATGTCAGACGTCCTCCGACTCGACAACGAGATCGAAACGATCCGCGAAATCGCATCGAGAAACGACGTCACGTGA
- a CDS encoding phosphate signaling complex PhoU family protein: METRKVQRLGPSTLAMTLPAEWTTNQGVEKGDEVSLRIGDKGTLTVLPESVQSEESEAVIHAADLDADSLERAIVAQYVLGRRIIHVDAGEGETLASEHINAVYNAETQLMGLGVIEETPDRIAIRCSVDAEDFTLDNLIERLESTGSTMRNEGIKALAHSNPDLAQRALNRERQANKIFVLMLRLIFTAYQNPNLARAVGLEDGFPLIGYRSIAKNLELTADNAEDIAEIALEAEDHTLQVDSSTMKRIRDFTDQVNEMTEQAAHAAVERDYNAAIEVRKQYAEVEDCVQEILGDLPEMSNTDLLEIREVLVSLQQTAEYAVRNAEIATNLALNEESEHTTIRTPSDE, encoded by the coding sequence ATGGAAACCAGGAAAGTGCAGCGACTGGGGCCATCGACGCTGGCGATGACCCTGCCGGCGGAGTGGACCACCAACCAGGGCGTCGAGAAGGGCGACGAGGTCTCGTTGCGGATCGGTGACAAGGGGACGCTGACGGTGCTGCCGGAGTCGGTCCAGTCGGAGGAGTCCGAGGCCGTCATCCACGCGGCCGATCTGGACGCCGACAGTCTGGAACGCGCGATCGTCGCCCAGTACGTGCTGGGGAGGCGGATCATCCACGTCGACGCCGGAGAGGGAGAAACGCTGGCCAGCGAGCACATCAACGCCGTCTACAACGCCGAGACGCAGCTGATGGGGCTGGGCGTCATCGAGGAGACCCCGGACCGGATCGCGATCCGGTGTTCGGTCGACGCGGAGGACTTCACGCTCGACAACCTCATCGAGCGCCTCGAGTCGACCGGATCGACGATGCGAAACGAGGGGATCAAGGCGCTGGCCCACAGCAATCCCGACCTCGCACAGCGTGCGCTGAACCGGGAGCGGCAGGCGAACAAGATCTTCGTACTCATGCTTCGGTTGATCTTCACGGCCTACCAGAACCCGAATCTCGCCCGTGCCGTCGGGCTGGAGGACGGGTTCCCGCTGATCGGCTATCGGTCGATCGCGAAGAACCTCGAGTTGACTGCCGACAACGCCGAGGACATCGCCGAGATCGCGCTGGAAGCCGAAGACCACACGCTACAGGTCGACTCCTCGACGATGAAGCGAATCCGCGATTTCACCGACCAGGTCAACGAGATGACCGAACAGGCCGCCCACGCCGCCGTCGAACGAGACTACAACGCAGCCATCGAGGTCCGAAAGCAGTACGCCGAAGTCGAGGACTGCGTGCAGGAGATTCTGGGAGACCTGCCCGAGATGAGCAACACGGACCTCCTCGAGATCAGAGAAGTGCTCGTCAGCCTCCAGCAGACGGCCGAATACGCCGTGCGGAACGCCGAGATCGCGACGAACCTCGCGCTCAACGAGGAGAGCGAACACACGACGATCAGAACGCCGAGCGACGAGTGA
- a CDS encoding ATP-NAD kinase family protein, producing the protein MRTIGFVVNPIAGMGGRVGLKGTDGKLSQARERGARPRAPDRAREALEAMAATDTDVMLVTYAGVMGASAAREAGFDPEIIGEPEAGPDAAVDETTAEDTRAAVQAFLDRGVDVVVFVGGDGTAVDVAEALGESDVPVFGVPAGVKVYSSVFGVTPRAAGRVAATFDAVTDGEVNDIDEQAYREGEVRSELHAVVTVPRARQRQSSKQLAGGTVEAVAEGVAEEARPDVTYVLGPGGTVGAIKSRLGFDGSPLGVDVWRDGELLVADAREDEILDVLGDENVIVVSPIGGQGFVFGRGNQQLSPAVIRQCETEIVASRRKVDQLGVLRVDTGDADLDDRLRGWHRVRVGRFERRLMEIV; encoded by the coding sequence ATGCGCACGATCGGGTTCGTTGTCAACCCCATCGCCGGCATGGGCGGGCGCGTCGGGCTGAAAGGCACCGACGGCAAGCTGTCGCAGGCCCGCGAGCGCGGAGCGCGACCGCGTGCGCCAGACCGGGCGCGAGAAGCGCTCGAGGCGATGGCCGCGACCGACACCGACGTCATGCTCGTGACCTACGCCGGCGTCATGGGCGCGTCTGCCGCTCGCGAGGCCGGCTTTGATCCCGAAATTATCGGCGAACCCGAGGCCGGCCCCGACGCCGCTGTCGACGAGACGACAGCCGAGGACACGCGCGCGGCCGTCCAGGCGTTTCTGGATCGCGGCGTCGACGTCGTCGTCTTCGTCGGGGGCGACGGGACGGCCGTCGACGTCGCCGAGGCGCTCGGGGAATCGGACGTACCGGTCTTCGGTGTGCCTGCCGGCGTCAAGGTCTATTCGTCGGTCTTCGGCGTGACGCCGCGCGCCGCCGGGCGGGTCGCAGCAACCTTCGATGCGGTGACCGACGGGGAAGTCAACGACATCGACGAGCAAGCCTACCGGGAGGGGGAGGTCCGCTCTGAGTTGCACGCCGTCGTGACCGTCCCGCGGGCCCGGCAGCGTCAGTCGAGCAAGCAACTCGCCGGCGGCACTGTCGAGGCAGTCGCGGAGGGGGTCGCCGAGGAGGCCCGACCGGACGTCACGTACGTCCTCGGACCGGGGGGGACCGTCGGCGCGATCAAATCCCGGCTGGGATTCGACGGGTCGCCGCTCGGGGTCGATGTCTGGCGCGACGGCGAGCTGCTGGTGGCCGACGCTCGCGAGGACGAGATTCTCGACGTGCTCGGCGACGAGAACGTGATCGTCGTCTCGCCGATCGGCGGCCAGGGGTTCGTCTTCGGACGGGGCAACCAGCAACTCTCGCCGGCCGTGATCCGCCAGTGCGAGACCGAGATCGTCGCGTCGCGGCGGAAGGTCGATCAGTTGGGCGTGCTCCGGGTCGATACCGGCGATGCCGACCTCGACGACCGCCTGCGCGGGTGGCACCGCGTCCGCGTCGGGCGCTTCGAGCGCCGCCTCATGGAGATCGTCTAG